Proteins encoded by one window of Culicoides brevitarsis isolate CSIRO-B50_1 chromosome 2, AGI_CSIRO_Cbre_v1, whole genome shotgun sequence:
- the LOC134831507 gene encoding ras-related protein Rab-3, giving the protein MAGGDPKWQKDAADQNFDYMFKLLIIGNSSVGKTSFLFRYADDSFTSAFVSTVGIDFKVKTVFRHDKRVKLQIWDTAGQERYRTITTAYYRGAMGFILMYDITNEESFNSVQDWVTQIKTYSWDNAQVILVGNKCDMEDERIISFERGKQLADQLGVEFFETSAKENINVKNCFERLVDIICDKMSESLDSDPTLVAGGQGQRLTDQPQQGGTPNCNC; this is encoded by the exons atggcCGGTGGAGATCCAAAATGGCAAAAAGATGCGGCAGACCAGAACTTTGACTACATGTTCAAACTGCTGATTATCGGAAATTCGAGTGTGGGAAAGACGAGTTTCTTATTTCGATATGCCGATGATTCGTTTACCTCGGCATTTGTGTCGACCGTTGGAATTGACTTTAAGGTGAAAACAGTTTTTCGTCACGACAAACGAGTGAAGTTACAAATTtgg gaCACCGCTGGACAGGAGCGATACAGAACGATTACGACAGCCTACTATCGTGGCGCCATGGGTTTCATTTTAATGTACGACATCACCAATGAAGAAAGCTTTAATTCCGTTCAAGACTG ggtGACACAAATCAAGACCTATTCATGGGATAACGCACAAGTGATTTTGGTCGGAAACAAATGTGATATGGAAGACGAACGTATCATTTCATTCGAGCGAGGCAAGCAACTGGCCGATCAATTAGGTGTAGAATTTTTCGAAACGTCAGCAAAGGAGAATATTAACGTCAAG aaCTGCTTCGAACGGCTAGTCGACATAATTTGCGACAAAATGTCTGAGAGCTTAGACTCGGATCCGACCCTCGTGGCAGGCGGCCAAGGACAACGTCTCACAGACCAACCACAACAGGGTGGCACTCCAAATTGTAATTGCTAA